A genome region from Macrotis lagotis isolate mMagLag1 chromosome 4, bilby.v1.9.chrom.fasta, whole genome shotgun sequence includes the following:
- the LOC141523064 gene encoding olfactory receptor 13A1-like has product MAANNQSSVAEFTLQNFSDNPQVHILIFTIFLGLFIAAFTGNSIIITVIILNPGLHTPMYFFLINLAVMDVLFSSTVVPKLLRNLLTKNVISYGGCLTQIYFLTWCLGAELLLFTVMAYDRYAAICQPLHYNTLVNKPVCCFLVAAVWAISGINTTVHIIVTARLSFCGPNVIDNFFCEIPPLLPLSCSSTYGNNIMVALSDTFFAVISFVLILVSYGFIIANILKIRTKEGKKKAFSTCSSHLIVVTMYYSAIIYIYFLPCFGTSRKETKLISVFYSIVSPALNPMIYSLRNKDVKIALKRLCPFLFK; this is encoded by the coding sequence ATGGCAGCAAATAATCAATCATCAGTAGCTGAGTTTACCTTACAAAATTTCTCTGACAATCCTCAAGTTCACATTTTAATCTTCACCATTTTCTTAGGACTTTTCATAGCAGCATTCACAGGTAACTCAATCATTATCACTGTGATTATTCTAAATCCAGGCCTCCATACACCCATGTACTTTTTCCTTATAAATTTGGCTGTAATGGATGTTCTCTTCTCCTCCACGGTGGTACCTAAATTGCTGAGGAACCTACTGACCAAGAATGTCATTTCTTATGGTGGATGCTTAACTCAGATATATTTCCTAACTTGGTGTTTGGGGGCTGAGCTATTGCTTTTCACAGTCATGGCATATGATCGCTATGCAGCCATCTGCCAACCCCTCCACTACAACACTCTGGTAAACAAGCCAGTTTGCTGTTTCTTAGTAGCTGCAGTGTGGGCCATCAGTGGGATCAATACAACTGTACACATCATTGTTACTGCTCGCTTGTCTTTCTGTGGACCCAATGTTATTGATAACTTCTTTTGTGAAATTCCCCCATTATTGCCTCTCTCCTGCTCCTCAACCTATGGCAACAATATAATGGTAGCTTTATCTGACACATTCTTTGCTGTTATCTCTTTTGTGCTCATCCTGGTGTCCTATGGTTTCATCATCGCCAACATCTTGAAGATTCGGactaaggaagggaagaagaaagcatTTTCTACTTGTTCCTCTCACCTTATTGTGGTCACCATGTACTATAGTGCTATAATTTACAtctattttcttccttgcttTGGCACGTCTCGGAAGGAAACCAAACTAATTTCAGTGTTTTATTCTATAGTGAGCCCAGCTTTGAACCCTATGATCTACTCCCTGAGAAACAAGGATGTGAAAATAGCACTCAAGAGATTAtgtccatttctttttaaataa